A section of the Methanothermobacter sp. genome encodes:
- the purB gene encoding adenylosuccinate lyase — protein MAIHPVEFRYGTPEMKAIWEAENKLQRMLDVEAALARAEGELGIIPEEAAAEIARKASTEFVTPERVNEIERETKHDIASIVKALAEQCEGDAGEYVHFGATSNDIVDTSNSLLLRESIDVLRDKLVEVLRVLLALADENRDLVCMGRTHGQHALPTTYGMKFALWADEIHRHIERLDACRKRLCVGMMTGAVGTTAALGEDGLEVHERVSEILGLEPVLISNQVVQRDNHAEFIMVLANIATTLDKIALEIRNLQRTEIMEVGEKFDPEKQVGSSTMPHKMNPITAERICGIARVIRSYVVAALENNPLWHERDLTNSSSERIILPEACILTDYILKLTLDVLNNLVFYPENIKRNLELTGGLIMAERLMAELTRRGMGRQTAYAAVRQCAIEANRKGMNLRDVVLERKDIMEHLTEDDLEEIMNPETYTGSASRIVQRVLEESENWL, from the coding sequence ATGGCCATTCATCCTGTTGAGTTCAGGTACGGGACCCCTGAAATGAAGGCTATCTGGGAGGCCGAAAACAAACTCCAGCGGATGCTCGACGTGGAGGCCGCCCTTGCAAGGGCAGAGGGTGAACTGGGGATCATACCAGAGGAGGCCGCAGCCGAGATCGCAAGGAAGGCCAGCACCGAGTTCGTTACCCCTGAAAGGGTTAACGAAATCGAAAGGGAGACAAAACACGACATAGCATCCATTGTAAAGGCACTGGCAGAGCAGTGCGAGGGGGATGCAGGGGAATACGTGCACTTCGGTGCAACATCCAATGACATTGTTGACACCTCCAACTCCCTCCTCCTGAGGGAATCCATAGATGTTCTGAGGGATAAACTGGTTGAGGTTTTAAGGGTACTCCTGGCACTGGCAGATGAGAACAGGGACCTGGTGTGCATGGGTAGAACCCACGGCCAGCATGCCCTCCCAACAACCTATGGCATGAAATTCGCCCTCTGGGCAGATGAGATACACAGACATATCGAAAGACTTGACGCCTGCAGAAAAAGGCTCTGCGTGGGCATGATGACCGGTGCCGTTGGCACAACAGCCGCCCTAGGCGAGGATGGCCTCGAGGTCCATGAGAGGGTATCTGAGATCCTTGGACTTGAACCTGTCCTCATATCCAACCAGGTTGTCCAGAGGGACAACCATGCAGAGTTCATAATGGTCCTTGCAAACATAGCCACAACCCTCGATAAGATAGCCCTGGAGATAAGGAACCTCCAGCGGACGGAGATAATGGAAGTGGGTGAAAAATTCGACCCTGAGAAGCAGGTCGGAAGCAGCACAATGCCCCATAAGATGAATCCCATAACAGCTGAGAGGATCTGCGGTATAGCAAGGGTTATAAGGTCCTACGTTGTGGCTGCACTCGAGAACAACCCCCTCTGGCATGAAAGGGACCTCACAAATTCGTCCTCTGAGAGGATAATCCTCCCTGAGGCCTGCATACTCACAGATTACATACTTAAACTGACACTTGACGTGCTCAACAACCTGGTGTTCTACCCTGAAAACATAAAAAGAAACCTTGAGCTCACAGGTGGACTTATAATGGCTGAGAGGCTCATGGCGGAGCTCACAAGGAGGGGGATGGGTAGGCAGACAGCATACGCCGCTGTACGCCAGTGCGCCATCGAGGCAAACCGGAAGGGAATGAACCTAAGGGACGTGGTTCTTGAAAGGAAGGATATCATGGAGCACCTTACAGAGGATGACCTTGAGGAGATAATGAACCCTGAAACCTACACCGGTTCGGCCTCAAGGATCGTTCAGCGGGTCCTTGAGGAGTCAGAGAACTGGCTCTGA
- the nrdD gene encoding anaerobic ribonucleoside-triphosphate reductase encodes MIDDSRLLAAIPTKAETCVLKNNGIREKFSHEKLVKSLLNLGASLWTSENVASEVARSVYNGITTKEIKILVYDALKKVDEELADRYLAANRMRVRTSRDRIETFDQKKIEENLVREAGASEEVAREIASDVWRELKKLNVEYLTAPMIREVVNTKLIEHGLETLRRRYTRLGIPVYNITNLIENGSRDNANMIHNPETVHKYVADEALKQYALLHILPSRLADAHMSGDIHIHDLEFFAARPLNCLQHDLRLFIRHGLRVDGTGDHTSVAGPPKHLETLMNHAGEIMLASQQNMSGGQAMSLWNVFVAPFASGLPYEKIKQAVQMFIFNLNMAYAARGSQVPFTSINLEFGVPEFLEDEPAYGPRGEHVGVYGDFAEEARLLTRAFTEVLLEGDADGKPHLFPNTIYTIRRETLKGEFHEELGLVHELASKYGTAYFINMLADYRGEMANYMGCRTSLADNWTGNWEEDCLRTGNLAYITLNLPRVAYQSRDDDELFEYLDEYIDMAVEVLKIRREQALHCLDDYHLLPFLSQEIDGERYYRIENATMSFGFTGLNEMLEYHLGSGIEDPESNRFGLRVVEHINERAAELKKETGWRWSVLQTPAESTAHRFAMLDHEHYPEEAVLQGTRGAYYYTNSSHTPVNAEVDIVQKIKIEEKYHPLTPGGHIFNAWLGEAKPDPAALEGLTRKICRSSDIGFWAYSNALSFCLRCKTLMRGLQDSCARCGERDDVEWYDRITGYVQQVGRAKSSSGGWNRGKQQELLDRRRINI; translated from the coding sequence GTGATTGATGATTCACGTCTTCTGGCTGCCATACCAACAAAGGCAGAAACATGTGTCCTGAAAAATAATGGCATAAGGGAAAAATTCAGCCATGAAAAACTTGTAAAATCCCTCCTGAACTTGGGGGCCAGCCTATGGACCTCCGAAAATGTGGCCTCAGAGGTTGCAAGGTCAGTTTACAATGGAATAACCACCAAGGAGATAAAGATCCTGGTTTATGATGCCCTCAAGAAGGTTGATGAGGAACTGGCAGACAGGTACCTTGCAGCCAACAGAATGAGGGTGAGAACATCCAGGGACAGAATAGAGACCTTCGACCAGAAAAAGATTGAGGAGAACCTTGTAAGGGAGGCCGGGGCCTCTGAGGAAGTTGCAAGGGAAATCGCATCTGATGTCTGGAGGGAACTCAAGAAACTCAACGTGGAGTACCTCACAGCTCCAATGATAAGGGAGGTCGTGAACACCAAACTCATAGAACACGGCCTTGAAACCCTCAGGAGGAGGTACACACGTCTCGGTATCCCCGTCTACAACATAACAAACCTCATAGAGAACGGGTCCAGGGACAACGCCAACATGATCCACAACCCCGAGACCGTGCACAAGTACGTGGCCGACGAGGCCCTCAAGCAGTACGCACTCCTCCACATACTACCATCCAGGCTTGCAGACGCCCACATGTCAGGGGACATACACATACATGACCTTGAATTCTTCGCTGCAAGGCCCCTCAACTGTCTACAGCATGACCTCAGACTCTTCATAAGGCACGGCCTCCGGGTTGACGGTACAGGTGACCATACATCTGTGGCAGGACCACCAAAGCACCTGGAGACACTCATGAACCATGCAGGGGAGATAATGCTGGCATCCCAGCAGAACATGTCAGGCGGCCAGGCAATGAGCCTCTGGAACGTCTTCGTGGCACCCTTCGCATCTGGACTTCCATATGAGAAGATCAAACAGGCGGTCCAGATGTTCATATTCAACCTCAACATGGCCTACGCTGCAAGGGGTAGCCAGGTGCCATTCACAAGTATAAACCTTGAGTTCGGGGTCCCCGAGTTCCTTGAGGACGAACCTGCCTATGGACCCAGGGGTGAGCACGTTGGTGTGTACGGTGACTTCGCAGAGGAGGCGAGGCTACTGACAAGGGCGTTCACAGAGGTGCTCCTTGAGGGGGACGCGGACGGCAAACCCCACCTCTTCCCCAACACCATCTACACCATAAGACGGGAGACACTGAAGGGTGAATTCCATGAGGAACTTGGACTGGTACATGAACTGGCATCCAAGTACGGGACAGCCTACTTCATAAACATGCTGGCAGATTACCGGGGTGAGATGGCCAACTACATGGGCTGCAGGACAAGCCTCGCAGATAACTGGACAGGTAACTGGGAGGAGGACTGCCTAAGGACAGGTAACCTTGCCTACATAACCCTGAACCTCCCAAGGGTGGCATACCAGTCCAGGGATGACGATGAACTCTTCGAGTACCTTGATGAGTACATTGACATGGCGGTGGAGGTCCTGAAGATAAGGAGGGAACAGGCACTCCACTGTCTGGATGACTACCACCTTCTACCATTCCTCTCCCAGGAGATAGATGGTGAACGCTACTACAGGATAGAGAATGCCACAATGAGCTTTGGATTCACAGGACTCAATGAGATGCTGGAGTACCACCTGGGCTCCGGTATAGAGGACCCTGAATCCAACAGGTTCGGTCTGAGGGTTGTGGAGCACATAAATGAACGCGCAGCTGAACTCAAGAAGGAGACAGGCTGGAGGTGGAGCGTGCTCCAGACACCTGCAGAGTCCACTGCCCACAGGTTCGCGATGCTGGACCATGAGCACTACCCTGAGGAGGCGGTGCTCCAGGGTACCAGGGGGGCATACTATTACACCAATTCAAGCCACACACCCGTGAATGCAGAGGTGGATATTGTACAGAAGATAAAGATCGAGGAGAAGTACCACCCCCTCACACCGGGAGGCCACATATTCAACGCCTGGCTCGGCGAGGCTAAACCCGACCCCGCTGCCCTTGAGGGCCTCACAAGGAAAATCTGCAGAAGTAGTGACATAGGATTCTGGGCCTACAGCAACGCCCTTAGCTTCTGTCTCAGGTGCAAGACCCTTATGAGGGGGCTTCAGGATTCCTGCGCCCGCTGCGGTGAAAGGGATGATGTTGAATGGTATGACCGGATCACAGGTTACGTGCAGCAGGTCGGAAGGGCCAAGTCCTCAAGCGGCGGCTGGAACAGGGGTAAACAGCAGGAACTTCTGGATAGAAGGAGAATAAACATCTGA
- a CDS encoding UGSC family (seleno)protein, producing the protein MKVKIIEREVMDPLADTSMEEIPVNSIGDAGTISLFDNTKPGADIILRTLESELRGFKFIWSEKPAGAPAEAEQIERAARGDLCILALGDCGSCTTWVILDAIRLEGMGVPTISICSDRFSEYARRLAAAHGMPGLRIVEVEHPIAGLEPETVRRKAEKLIPSILDHLR; encoded by the coding sequence ATGAAGGTGAAAATCATTGAAAGGGAGGTTATGGACCCCCTGGCAGATACCAGCATGGAGGAGATCCCGGTTAACAGCATAGGTGATGCCGGGACCATATCACTCTTTGATAACACAAAGCCCGGTGCAGACATCATACTGAGAACTCTGGAATCAGAGCTCAGAGGCTTCAAATTCATCTGGTCAGAAAAACCTGCAGGTGCCCCTGCAGAGGCTGAACAGATAGAGAGGGCTGCCAGGGGTGACCTCTGCATCCTTGCCCTGGGTGACTGTGGCTCCTGCACCACATGGGTGATCCTTGACGCCATCCGCTTGGAGGGTATGGGCGTCCCCACCATCTCCATCTGCTCAGACCGCTTCAGTGAATACGCCAGGAGACTGGCAGCAGCCCACGGCATGCCCGGTCTTCGAATAGTTGAGGTGGAACACCCCATAGCGGGTCTGGAACCCGAAACTGTAAGGAGAAAGGCTGAGAAACTGATACCCTCCATACTGGACCATCTGAGGTGA
- the lysS gene encoding lysine--tRNA ligase codes for MKHWIERIADELKERDVDEHVVASGTSISGSIHIGNSCDVFIASSISKSLEKDGFRSRTVWIADDHDPLRKVPYPLPESYEKYLGVPYSMIPCPEGCCESFVEHFQRPFLDALERFRIRVEHHSGARMYTEGVYNDYIRTSLRRAGEIREIFNRFRERPLRDDWLPYNPICERCGRVNTTEAYDFSGDTVRYRCDCGFDGEMDIKSGLGKLTWRVEWAARWKILGVTCEPFGKDHAASGGSYDVSSIISEEIFDYPAPYPVPYEWITLRGEAMSKSRGVFFTPGQWLEIGPPESLNYFIFRSKPMKHKDFNPDMPFLDLMDQFDRTERIYYGMEEAASEKEEQKLRRIYRVSMIDGPDLPLRPSYRFMTVAYQIAGDDLERLYGILKRNSQLPDEFMDKELGDLTEEQLTQLRERVENVKNWLRLYAPDFVKFHVQDELPQVELSEPQRKFLEELAGVLESTDMSPEELHDEMYSILRKHGLKPQKAFQAIYKVLIGKKMGPRAASFLLSLKRDFVVKRLRLKA; via the coding sequence TTGAAGCACTGGATTGAAAGGATAGCCGATGAACTTAAGGAAAGGGATGTTGATGAGCACGTTGTTGCAAGCGGAACATCCATATCAGGCTCAATACACATAGGAAACTCCTGCGACGTTTTCATAGCAAGCTCAATATCAAAGTCACTTGAAAAGGATGGGTTCAGATCAAGGACCGTCTGGATAGCAGACGACCATGACCCCCTCAGAAAGGTCCCCTATCCCCTCCCAGAAAGTTACGAGAAGTACCTGGGAGTGCCCTACTCCATGATCCCCTGCCCTGAGGGCTGCTGCGAGAGTTTCGTGGAACACTTCCAGAGACCCTTCCTGGATGCCCTTGAAAGGTTCAGGATAAGGGTCGAGCACCACTCAGGGGCCCGGATGTACACCGAGGGGGTCTACAATGACTACATAAGAACCTCCCTGAGGAGGGCCGGCGAGATAAGGGAGATATTCAACAGGTTCAGGGAGAGGCCCCTGAGGGATGACTGGCTCCCCTACAACCCCATCTGTGAGAGGTGCGGCCGTGTGAACACCACAGAGGCATATGACTTCAGCGGGGACACAGTGAGGTACCGCTGCGACTGTGGATTCGATGGGGAGATGGACATAAAGTCAGGGCTCGGTAAACTCACCTGGAGGGTTGAGTGGGCCGCGAGGTGGAAGATCCTGGGTGTCACCTGCGAACCCTTCGGTAAGGACCATGCCGCAAGCGGCGGCTCATATGACGTGAGCAGCATAATCTCAGAGGAGATATTCGATTACCCGGCCCCCTACCCGGTCCCCTATGAGTGGATAACCCTCAGGGGGGAGGCCATGTCCAAGTCAAGGGGCGTATTCTTCACACCAGGCCAGTGGCTTGAGATAGGGCCCCCTGAGAGCCTCAACTACTTCATATTCCGTAGTAAGCCCATGAAACACAAGGACTTCAACCCTGACATGCCATTCCTTGACCTCATGGACCAGTTCGACCGGACAGAGAGGATATATTATGGTATGGAGGAGGCTGCCTCAGAGAAGGAGGAGCAGAAACTCAGGAGGATCTACCGGGTCTCAATGATAGATGGACCTGATCTTCCACTGAGGCCATCCTACCGCTTCATGACCGTGGCCTATCAGATCGCCGGGGACGACCTTGAAAGGCTCTACGGTATCCTCAAAAGGAACTCACAGCTTCCAGATGAGTTCATGGACAAAGAACTAGGGGATTTAACAGAGGAGCAGTTAACCCAGCTGAGGGAACGGGTTGAAAATGTTAAAAACTGGCTCAGACTCTATGCCCCGGACTTCGTGAAGTTCCATGTCCAGGATGAACTCCCGCAGGTTGAACTCTCAGAGCCCCAGAGGAAGTTCCTTGAGGAACTTGCAGGCGTCCTTGAGTCCACGGATATGAGCCCTGAGGAACTCCACGACGAAATGTACAGCATACTGAGAAAGCATGGGCTCAAACCCCAGAAGGCATTCCAGGCCATATATAAGGTTCTGATAGGTAAGAAGATGGGTCCAAGGGCTGCATCATTCCTACTTTCACTTAAAAGGGACTTCGTGGTAAAAAGGCTCCGCTTAAAGGCCTGA
- the thiC gene encoding phosphomethylpyrimidine synthase, producing MTQMDEAKKGVITEEMKAVAEAENVTPEFIRRGVASGRIAIPSNLNRDDVAPVGIGEGLRTKVNATIGTSTDIVDFEMEEEKARVAIENKADTLMELSVGGDLDEIRRRILDLSPIPVGSVPVYQAAIETIRKEGAAIYMDEDVMFRAIEKQAKDGIDFMAIHCSVNRETLRRLKRQGREGGLVSRGGAFVSAWMVENGLENPLYENFDYILEIAKEHDFVMSMANAMRAGAIADSTDRAQVQELIVLGELIDRAREAGVQTIVEGPGHIPINEIKANVILQKKLCRGAPFYMLGPIVTDIGAGYDHIVSSIGAAASAAAGADFICYVTPAEHLALPYPDDVKEGVIATRIGAYVGDMAKGIHSGEKDLEMANARKKLNWEAQFDAAMCPAEARRIRDERPPEDPDTCTMCGEYCAVKIVNEWLDSADTRIFD from the coding sequence ATGACTCAAATGGATGAAGCTAAAAAAGGTGTTATAACAGAAGAAATGAAGGCGGTGGCAGAGGCAGAGAACGTCACCCCAGAATTCATAAGAAGAGGAGTTGCCAGTGGAAGAATAGCCATCCCCAGCAACCTGAACAGGGACGATGTTGCCCCTGTCGGTATAGGTGAGGGCTTAAGGACCAAGGTCAACGCCACCATAGGGACATCCACCGACATCGTGGACTTCGAAATGGAGGAGGAGAAGGCCCGTGTTGCCATTGAAAACAAGGCAGACACCCTCATGGAGCTCTCAGTGGGAGGGGACCTCGACGAGATAAGGAGGCGTATACTGGACCTTTCACCCATACCCGTTGGAAGCGTGCCCGTGTATCAGGCAGCCATCGAGACCATAAGGAAGGAGGGTGCTGCCATCTACATGGACGAGGACGTCATGTTCAGGGCCATTGAGAAGCAGGCAAAGGATGGTATAGACTTCATGGCAATCCACTGCAGTGTCAACAGGGAAACCCTCAGGAGGCTCAAGAGGCAGGGCCGCGAGGGTGGCCTTGTGAGCAGGGGAGGGGCCTTCGTATCAGCCTGGATGGTTGAAAATGGACTGGAAAACCCACTCTATGAGAACTTCGATTACATACTGGAGATAGCCAAGGAACACGACTTTGTCATGTCAATGGCAAACGCAATGAGGGCCGGTGCCATTGCAGACTCAACCGACCGTGCCCAGGTCCAGGAACTCATAGTGCTGGGTGAACTCATCGACAGGGCCAGGGAGGCCGGTGTCCAGACCATCGTTGAGGGCCCGGGCCATATACCCATCAATGAGATAAAGGCCAACGTCATACTCCAGAAGAAACTCTGCCGTGGGGCCCCATTCTACATGCTGGGACCAATAGTCACGGATATAGGGGCTGGCTATGACCACATAGTCTCATCAATAGGGGCCGCTGCATCTGCAGCTGCAGGTGCAGACTTTATATGCTATGTTACACCTGCAGAGCACCTTGCACTCCCCTACCCTGACGATGTTAAGGAGGGGGTAATTGCAACAAGGATCGGGGCCTACGTTGGTGACATGGCCAAGGGAATCCACAGTGGAGAGAAGGACCTTGAAATGGCCAACGCCCGTAAGAAGCTCAACTGGGAGGCCCAGTTCGATGCAGCCATGTGCCCTGCAGAGGCAAGGCGCATAAGGGACGAGCGTCCGCCTGAGGATCCAGACACCTGCACCATGTGCGGTGAGTACTGCGCTGTTAAGATTGTCAACGAGTGGCTTGACAGTGCAGATACCAGGATCTTCGACTGA
- a CDS encoding carbohydrate kinase family protein, producing MNEDRDLLAVGHTAFDYIIQLDKFPEPNSSTAIRRMRNLHGGAAANVALVGSKLGLRTSLVSAVGGDFEGSDYRRLLEASGIDISSMIVVKSETTPTAFVMTDADHNQISYFYWGAAAQFRESEIPRRVIESARAVHLATGDPSFNCRCGEFARSLGKIISFDPGQDLHMYSRSQLERAVEVCDILFGNHHEIDRICSRLEVDVEGLRDIGPDVVVKTYGRDGSVIYADEVMEIDAIPRQAADPTGAGDSYRAGFMRAYLAGADLMNCGRFASAVASFIVEEEGTQTNIPDLESAVRRFKRHWGYEPPV from the coding sequence ATGAATGAAGACAGAGACCTTCTTGCTGTTGGACATACCGCCTTTGACTACATAATACAGCTTGATAAATTTCCCGAACCCAACTCATCAACGGCCATAAGGAGGATGAGGAACCTCCATGGTGGAGCGGCGGCCAACGTCGCCCTGGTGGGGTCAAAGCTGGGGCTTAGAACATCACTTGTATCAGCCGTTGGAGGCGACTTTGAGGGATCAGATTACAGAAGACTCCTTGAGGCCAGCGGCATAGATATAAGCTCCATGATTGTGGTGAAATCTGAGACAACACCAACCGCCTTTGTGATGACAGACGCCGACCACAACCAGATAAGCTACTTCTACTGGGGTGCCGCGGCGCAGTTCAGGGAGAGCGAGATCCCGCGCAGAGTAATAGAATCTGCAAGGGCGGTTCACCTTGCAACCGGAGACCCATCCTTTAACTGCAGGTGCGGTGAATTCGCAAGGTCACTGGGAAAGATCATATCCTTCGATCCGGGACAGGACCTCCACATGTACTCCAGAAGCCAGCTTGAGAGGGCCGTGGAAGTATGTGACATCCTCTTTGGCAACCACCACGAGATAGACCGCATATGCTCCAGACTGGAGGTTGATGTTGAGGGTCTCAGAGACATTGGCCCGGATGTTGTGGTTAAGACCTACGGCAGGGATGGAAGTGTTATCTATGCCGATGAGGTGATGGAAATCGATGCAATACCCCGACAGGCAGCAGATCCCACAGGGGCCGGTGACTCCTACAGGGCAGGGTTCATGAGGGCATACCTTGCCGGTGCAGATCTCATGAACTGTGGCAGGTTTGCATCGGCGGTTGCATCCTTCATAGTGGAGGAAGAGGGGACCCAGACAAACATTCCAGATCTGGAATCTGCTGTGAGACGCTTTAAGAGGCACTGGGGCTATGAACCCCCAGTATAA
- a CDS encoding LysR family transcriptional regulator produces the protein MDIEPLPGMKINDHEMDHRFLETLRVIGETFSQRKAARILGVTPQVLNRRILRAESLLGVKLVKSSGAGSELTPEGMEILRTYMRYLKVLSGSGRLMVAAGYVSSNLAEVLIERFGVGASLFSCCDADLFHLAERSMLDVIFLDDPLQAYQRGLDFVPVAYDHLVLVGGNATTMRELDGSSFIGVEGSAQRLAWEVLSDSGVSFEIVREVRSPYHAQRIVKSDQELMTFLSASQFSGSEILKNETRHVISAVACQKSEVVDEFMDFMMGEGQEAVLEAGFEPLH, from the coding sequence ATGGATATTGAACCCCTCCCTGGAATGAAGATCAACGACCATGAAATGGATCACAGGTTCCTTGAGACCCTCCGTGTAATAGGGGAAACCTTCTCCCAGAGGAAGGCCGCAAGGATACTTGGTGTGACACCACAGGTTTTAAACAGAAGGATTCTTAGGGCAGAATCTCTTCTCGGGGTTAAGCTCGTGAAAAGCAGTGGAGCGGGATCAGAACTCACACCGGAGGGTATGGAGATCCTAAGAACCTACATGCGGTACCTGAAAGTCCTCAGTGGTTCAGGGAGACTCATGGTTGCGGCGGGTTATGTTTCATCAAACCTTGCCGAGGTCCTCATTGAGAGGTTCGGGGTGGGGGCATCCCTGTTTTCATGCTGTGATGCTGACCTCTTCCACCTTGCAGAAAGAAGTATGCTTGATGTGATATTCCTTGACGATCCCCTGCAGGCCTACCAGAGGGGCCTGGACTTCGTGCCGGTTGCATACGACCACCTGGTGCTTGTGGGTGGCAATGCAACAACCATGAGGGAACTTGATGGCTCATCATTCATTGGTGTTGAAGGTTCGGCCCAGAGGCTGGCCTGGGAGGTGCTTTCAGATTCCGGTGTCAGCTTTGAAATTGTGAGGGAGGTCAGGTCCCCATACCATGCCCAGAGGATCGTCAAGAGCGACCAGGAACTCATGACATTCCTCAGTGCAAGTCAGTTCAGTGGCTCTGAAATCCTCAAGAATGAGACCAGGCACGTTATAAGTGCCGTTGCCTGTCAGAAAAGTGAAGTGGTCGATGAATTCATGGATTTCATGATGGGGGAGGGCCAGGAGGCTGTGCTGGAGGCGGGTTTTGAACCGCTACACTGA
- the hxlB gene encoding 6-phospho-3-hexuloisomerase, with product MIMREAIRDIVDNLEKMEREIDADTVDRFIETLTSAGNVFVLGLGRSGLVAKAFAMRLMHLEINVFVVGETITPAINEGDALIAISGSGRTSYIVNAARIARERGAMVVAVTSHPESELGGIADLTVTVRGRTKIDGEKNYMKRQIRGNHHSRTPLGTLFEISALVFLDGLIAELMHRLDKREEDLNERHSVFE from the coding sequence ATGATAATGAGAGAGGCCATCAGGGATATAGTTGATAATCTGGAGAAGATGGAAAGGGAGATTGACGCCGACACAGTTGATAGATTCATAGAAACCCTCACATCCGCAGGAAACGTCTTCGTGCTTGGACTGGGGAGGTCGGGGCTCGTTGCAAAGGCCTTCGCCATGAGACTCATGCACCTTGAGATAAACGTCTTCGTGGTGGGTGAGACCATAACACCCGCAATAAATGAGGGTGATGCGCTGATTGCAATATCAGGTTCAGGGAGGACAAGCTACATAGTCAACGCTGCCAGGATAGCCAGGGAGAGGGGTGCAATGGTAGTTGCTGTAACCTCTCATCCAGAATCGGAACTTGGAGGGATAGCTGACCTCACTGTAACCGTGAGGGGCAGGACAAAGATTGATGGTGAGAAGAACTATATGAAGAGGCAGATACGGGGCAACCATCACTCAAGGACACCTCTGGGTACACTGTTTGAGATATCAGCACTTGTCTTTCTGGACGGCCTCATAGCTGAACTCATGCACCGGCTTGATAAGAGGGAGGAGGACCTCAACGAGAGGCACAGCGTTTTTGAATGA
- the fdhD gene encoding formate dehydrogenase accessory sulfurtransferase FdhD — translation MSLYREVEAFRVEDEMRRVPERIVNDLEVRIRINGGLEQRFTTSPAALREFAAGYLLGEGFVDSVDDIVSMDITENLIDVEIESEDLEIRRELVMGSDCFGGWRQRAEMVEPVDSDLRVRAEDIFHAFRRMVKAATVWRMTGGTHVAALVTGDEFRVFEDVSRHVAVDKALGSGAMDGVNFSRSFMVYSGRMPADMLIKVVRAGVPIIASNAAPTSSGYDAARKTGLTMLGFVRGRRFNIYSHPERIILDSGIATDSEL, via the coding sequence ATGTCACTTTACAGAGAGGTTGAGGCATTCCGTGTGGAGGATGAGATGCGGAGGGTCCCAGAAAGAATCGTGAATGACCTTGAGGTGCGTATCCGAATAAATGGGGGCTTGGAACAGCGCTTCACCACAAGTCCCGCTGCCCTTAGGGAATTCGCAGCAGGCTACCTTCTCGGCGAGGGATTCGTGGACTCGGTGGATGATATAGTATCCATGGATATCACAGAGAACCTCATCGACGTTGAGATAGAATCAGAGGACCTTGAGATAAGGCGTGAGCTTGTGATGGGCTCTGATTGCTTCGGTGGATGGAGGCAGAGGGCTGAGATGGTGGAACCAGTTGACTCAGACCTGAGGGTGAGGGCTGAGGACATATTCCATGCATTCAGGCGAATGGTGAAGGCAGCGACCGTGTGGAGGATGACCGGAGGTACGCATGTTGCCGCCCTTGTGACCGGGGATGAATTCAGGGTATTCGAGGATGTTAGCAGGCATGTGGCGGTTGATAAGGCTCTGGGTTCCGGTGCCATGGACGGTGTTAACTTCTCCAGGAGCTTCATGGTCTACAGTGGCAGAATGCCCGCGGATATGCTGATAAAGGTTGTTCGTGCAGGGGTTCCCATAATAGCATCGAACGCCGCCCCAACATCATCAGGCTATGACGCTGCAAGGAAGACGGGTCTTACGATGCTTGGATTTGTAAGGGGCAGGAGGTTCAACATATACAGCCACCCTGAGAGGATAATACTTGATTCGGGTATTGCCACTGATTCTGAGCTTTAA
- the nuoE gene encoding NADH-quinone oxidoreductase subunit NuoE, translating to MDKELKRIFSGYTGHASEIIPILQDIQNVYGYLPEHALEEVAGFTGVSKTHVYGVATFYAQFRFKPKGRKHIMVCTGTACHVSGAEQVLDALERHLGIGEGDVTEDMEYSLESVGCIGCCSLAPCAMVNDEVVSRIKPSRVSKIFPKKS from the coding sequence ATGGATAAGGAATTGAAGAGGATATTTTCTGGCTACACTGGCCATGCCTCAGAGATCATACCCATCCTCCAGGATATTCAGAATGTCTACGGCTATCTGCCGGAGCATGCCCTGGAGGAGGTTGCTGGTTTCACAGGGGTCAGTAAAACACATGTATACGGGGTTGCAACCTTTTATGCCCAGTTCAGGTTCAAACCGAAGGGAAGGAAGCACATAATGGTCTGCACCGGAACAGCGTGCCATGTAAGTGGGGCCGAACAGGTCCTGGATGCCCTTGAGAGGCACCTTGGCATCGGTGAGGGTGACGTCACAGAGGATATGGAGTACTCCCTGGAATCGGTGGGATGCATTGGCTGCTGCTCCCTGGCGCCATGTGCCATGGTGAACGATGAGGTTGTATCACGCATAAAGCCATCAAGGGTAAGCAAAATTTTCCCAAAAAAGTCTTAG